CCCACTAGAGGACTGACCATGGAGATACGTCAACTGGAACGAGAATTCGTCTACAACGGCGTCAAATTGCCCGACACCAGTCCGGCAATGACGCCTGAGCAGGTACGCGATACCTACGTTCATCTGTACCCAGAGCTCGCCACCGCCGCCATTGAAGGTCCTGAGGCCAGCGACGGCAAGCTGATCTACAAGTTTGTCCGTGCGATTGGCGCGAAGGGTTAATCGCCATTCCCAACCGCAAGCCGAGAGTCCATGCCGATGACAAACAAACTCAAGAAAACGTGCAAGGCCCGATTTGTGAATGGGCCAGTTGACAGTCTGACGCACGCGTTGGATCTTGTCTTGCGCGATTCACACTCCCGAACCAATCCCATCGAGGAGCAACTCAGACAATGCCCAGAAGCCTTCAAAGCCGGCGAGTTGCTCGAAAAAGCGTTAAGCTCGCTCCAGTACGGCCAAGACGAAGTCTCGCAAGACGAGCGCTGGCTACCTCCGGCCGGCTCGGTCGTTCCTCCTATCGTCTGATCGGTTTGCCGCAAGCTACAACGATTCCCAACATCAAGAACATTCCTTGGCACTACTGCACTCGCACAGATGAACAACTGGCGGCGCAATTGGGCAAGAGCCTGTTGCGCCTGGGGATATGCAACACTCGCGA
This genomic window from Acidobacteriota bacterium contains:
- a CDS encoding PRTRC system protein C, which gives rise to MTMEIRQLEREFVYNGVKLPDTSPAMTPEQVRDTYVHLYPELATAAIEGPEASDGKLIYKFVRAIGAKG